Proteins from a single region of Paenibacillus sp. BIHB 4019:
- the obgE gene encoding GTPase ObgE produces MFVDKAKIFVKGGNGGDGIVSYRREKYVPEGGPAGGDGGKGGNIIFRVDEGLRTLMDFRYQKHFKGERGERGKVKSMHGAGADDMIVRIPPGTIIIDDDSQEIIADMTRHGQEIIVAKGGRGGRGNTRFATINNPAPDIAETGEEGQERWIVLELKVMADVGLVGFPSVGKSTLLSVVSGAKPKIGAYHFTTLTPNLGVVDVGDDRSFVMADLPGLIEGAHEGVGLGHEFLRHVERTRVIIHVLDMSGSEGRDPFEDWLQINEELVLYNEKLADRPQIIAANKMDMPEAAEHLEKFKQQLEEVRGEKEYLIVPMSSLTKQGVQELLYKAMDTLESVPDELEIEEVKDVTERKVFTFEKREESSYTIRKENELYVVESESIEKYLKRMKVTSYDSVMRFAQIMRKMGVDAALRKHGAKDGDTVQIGDFTFEFFEGSDYMA; encoded by the coding sequence ATGTTTGTGGATAAAGCGAAAATATTTGTAAAAGGCGGCAACGGCGGCGACGGCATCGTCTCCTATCGTCGTGAGAAATACGTACCGGAGGGCGGGCCTGCCGGTGGCGATGGCGGTAAAGGCGGAAATATTATTTTTCGCGTAGATGAAGGCTTGCGCACGCTGATGGATTTCCGCTATCAGAAGCATTTTAAAGGCGAGCGCGGCGAGCGCGGCAAAGTGAAGAGCATGCATGGTGCAGGTGCGGATGATATGATCGTACGCATTCCTCCCGGCACGATCATTATTGACGATGACTCGCAGGAAATCATTGCCGACATGACACGCCATGGCCAGGAAATTATTGTAGCAAAGGGCGGACGCGGCGGACGCGGCAATACTAGGTTTGCAACGATTAACAACCCGGCTCCGGATATTGCCGAGACGGGTGAAGAAGGCCAAGAACGCTGGATTGTGCTTGAGCTTAAGGTAATGGCAGACGTAGGTCTAGTCGGATTCCCAAGCGTAGGCAAGTCCACCTTGCTGTCGGTCGTATCCGGGGCCAAGCCTAAAATCGGCGCGTATCATTTTACAACGCTAACGCCGAATTTAGGGGTTGTAGACGTTGGTGATGACCGCAGCTTTGTAATGGCGGATTTACCGGGATTAATTGAAGGCGCGCATGAGGGCGTAGGTCTTGGACATGAGTTTTTACGCCATGTCGAGCGTACTCGCGTAATCATCCACGTGCTGGATATGTCCGGCTCTGAGGGGCGCGATCCGTTTGAGGATTGGCTGCAAATCAATGAAGAGCTGGTGCTCTACAATGAGAAGCTGGCCGACCGTCCGCAAATTATTGCGGCTAACAAGATGGATATGCCGGAAGCGGCCGAGCACTTGGAGAAGTTCAAGCAGCAGCTGGAGGAAGTGCGCGGCGAGAAGGAATACCTCATTGTGCCGATGTCTTCTTTGACGAAGCAGGGTGTTCAGGAGCTGTTGTACAAGGCGATGGATACGCTGGAGTCGGTTCCTGACGAGCTGGAGATCGAAGAAGTGAAGGATGTTACGGAGCGCAAGGTGTTTACGTTCGAGAAACGCGAGGAATCCAGCTATACGATTCGCAAGGAGAACGAGCTGTACGTAGTCGAGAGCGAAAGCATCGAGAAATATTTGAAGCGTATGAAGGTCACTTCGTATGACTCAGTCATGCGTTTTGCCCAAATTATGCGGAAAATGGGTGTTGATGCAGCGCTGCGCAAGCATGGCGCTAAAGATGGCGACACGGTGCAAATCGGCGATTTCACCTTTGAATTTTTCGAAGGCAGCGACTATATGGCTTAA
- a CDS encoding Spo0B domain-containing protein yields MDRIKSAKHIAAFSIVLPAVAMLVWPSSVWLLVLFMLWFAAAAAIWIRSERREHAKQLALTIHSLQAAGMRTLNHHRHDWMNDLQVLYGYTRMQKPDKTVEYVEKIRAKMLTESQISKLGEPALVSYIQGFRTLTSSLELKVDIEQDLNLVELPLASTEISEALIGIMNGYRLAVKPGFGEVAVLTLALDWDGQQLHVAFDLEGELIDEQQLKDQIKQQLKGAALQAVDIEHPQEEIRLKAEKRA; encoded by the coding sequence ATGGATCGCATTAAATCGGCAAAGCACATCGCGGCTTTTTCTATTGTGCTACCGGCTGTGGCTATGCTTGTATGGCCTTCGTCAGTCTGGCTGCTTGTGCTTTTCATGCTTTGGTTTGCGGCTGCTGCAGCCATCTGGATTCGCTCGGAGCGGCGTGAGCATGCGAAGCAGCTCGCGCTTACGATACACAGCCTGCAGGCCGCGGGGATGAGGACGCTTAACCATCATCGGCATGACTGGATGAACGATCTGCAAGTGCTATATGGCTACACACGGATGCAGAAACCGGATAAAACGGTGGAATATGTGGAGAAAATAAGGGCAAAGATGCTTACGGAGAGCCAAATTTCAAAGCTTGGGGAGCCGGCGCTCGTCAGCTACATCCAGGGCTTTCGTACACTGACAAGCTCGCTTGAGCTGAAGGTGGACATTGAGCAGGATTTGAATTTAGTTGAACTGCCGCTTGCCAGCACCGAAATCTCCGAAGCATTGATTGGCATAATGAATGGCTATCGTCTGGCGGTTAAGCCTGGTTTTGGCGAAGTCGCCGTACTTACGCTGGCACTGGATTGGGACGGGCAGCAGCTCCACGTTGCTTTCGATCTGGAAGGCGAGCTAATTGACGAGCAACAATTGAAGGATCAAATAAAACAGCAGTTGAAAGGCGCGGCTCTGCAGGCGGTCGATATTGAACATCCGCAGGAGGAAATACGGCTTAAGGCGGAAAAGCGCGCTTGA
- the rpmA gene encoding 50S ribosomal protein L27 — MLKLNLQLFASKKGVGSTKNGRDSQSKRLGAKRADGQTVSAGSILFRQRGTKIHPGTNVGIGKDDTLYAKVEGVVKFERWGRDRKKVSVYPVDLAPVAAAVEA, encoded by the coding sequence ATGTTGAAACTGAATCTTCAGCTTTTCGCTTCGAAGAAAGGTGTAGGTTCCACAAAGAACGGACGTGACAGTCAATCGAAGCGTCTTGGCGCTAAACGTGCTGACGGTCAAACCGTATCTGCTGGAAGCATCTTGTTCCGTCAACGCGGAACAAAAATTCACCCAGGAACTAACGTAGGCATCGGCAAAGACGATACGCTTTATGCGAAAGTCGAAGGCGTTGTAAAGTTTGAGCGTTGGGGACGCGATCGCAAAAAAGTGAGCGTGTATCCAGTGGACCTGGCTCCAGTAGCCGCAGCAGTAGAAGCATAA
- a CDS encoding ribosomal-processing cysteine protease Prp — MITVTIVRNADKRITSFKIKGHAKYAKHGKDIVCAGVSAVSVGTVNSIEALAEVKLPYAMDNGWLSSDIPVIADQETAHKVQLLLESMIVMLNTIAESYGKYVVIKQQSLE; from the coding sequence ATGATCACGGTTACGATTGTACGAAATGCTGACAAGCGGATTACATCGTTTAAGATTAAAGGTCATGCGAAGTATGCGAAGCACGGCAAAGACATCGTCTGCGCTGGCGTATCGGCTGTATCAGTCGGTACGGTCAACTCGATTGAAGCTCTGGCAGAGGTGAAGCTTCCTTATGCAATGGACAATGGATGGCTATCATCGGATATTCCGGTTATAGCTGATCAGGAAACCGCTCATAAGGTGCAGCTGCTGCTGGAGTCGATGATCGTGATGCTTAATACGATTGCAGAGTCCTACGGAAAATATGTTGTGATTAAACAACAATCTCTTGAATGA
- the rplU gene encoding 50S ribosomal protein L21, protein MFAIIETGGKQYKVQEGDVLFIEKLNANAGESVTFDRVLAVSGADGLVTGTPVISGATVSATVEKQGRGQKIIVYKYKAKKNYRRKQGHRQPYTKVTIGKIQA, encoded by the coding sequence ATGTTCGCAATTATCGAAACTGGCGGCAAGCAATACAAAGTTCAGGAAGGCGATGTGCTTTTCATCGAAAAACTGAACGCCAATGCAGGCGAAAGCGTAACGTTTGATCGCGTGTTGGCTGTATCCGGTGCTGACGGTCTTGTAACTGGTACTCCAGTTATTTCCGGCGCTACTGTTTCTGCTACTGTTGAAAAACAAGGCAGAGGCCAAAAGATCATCGTTTACAAATACAAAGCCAAAAAGAACTACCGTCGTAAGCAAGGTCATCGTCAACCGTACACAAAAGTAACGATCGGCAAAATCCAAGCGTAA